The Gopherus flavomarginatus isolate rGopFla2 chromosome 25, rGopFla2.mat.asm, whole genome shotgun sequence genome has a segment encoding these proteins:
- the TMEM101 gene encoding transmembrane protein 101 isoform X2, which yields MAAAGARRRRLLRLLMQLGSVLLTRFPFWNCLSALMLFAERADARRKPDIPVPYLYLDMGAAVLCASFMSFGVKRRWFALGAALQLAVSTYAAYIGGYVHYGDWLKVRMYSRTIAIIGGFLILASGAGEIYRQKPRSRSLQSTGQVFLGIYLICVAYSLQHSKEDRLAYLNHILGGEITLQLLFILYGVLALSFLSGYYVSTAAQILSVILPLVILFIDGNLGYWHDSRRVEFWNQMKLIGQNVGKVRHREGK from the exons ATGGCGGCGGCCGGGGCTCGGCGGCGGCGGTTGCTGCGGCTGCTGATGCAGCTCGGCTCGGTGCTGCTCACGCGCTTCCCCTTCTGGAACTGCCTCAGCGCCCTCATGCTCTTCGCGGAGCGGGCCGACGCCCGCAG GAAACCTGACATCCCCGTCCCATATCTGTACTTGGACATGGGGGCAGCGGTGTTGTGTGCCAGCTTCATGTCCTTCGGGGTGAAGCGCAGGTGGTTTGCACTGGGAGCTGCTCTTCAGCTGGCAGTCAGCACGTACGCGGCGTATATCGGGGGCTATGTGCACTACGGTGACTGGCTGAAG GTGAGGATGTACTCAAGAACCATAGCTATCATTGGTGGGTTCCTGATTTTGGCGAGTGGGGCTGGTGAGATCTATCGTCAGAAGCCACGGAGCAGGTCCCTGCAGTCCACGGGGCAGGTCTTCCTCGGCATCTACCTCATCTGCGTG GCCTATTCTCTCCAGCACAGCAAGGAGGATCGTCTGGCTTACCTCAACCACATCCTAGGTGGCGAGATCACCCTGCAGCTACTCTTCATCCTCTATGGGGTGCTGGCCCTGTCATTCCTGTCCGGTTATTATGTCAGCACGGCCGCCCAGATCCTCTCGGTGATCCTGCCCCTGGTCATCCTGTTCATTGATGGGAACCTCGGCTACTGGCATGACTCCCGGCGCGTTGAGTTCTGGAACCAGATGAAACTCATCGGGCAGAAC Gtcgggaaagtgaggcacagagaggggaagtga
- the NAGS gene encoding N-acetylglutamate synthase, mitochondrial isoform X2 yields MDMKPVLVLGLPSRSSLSDTLTFQDTKALLTQNCKALTDALRQNSAATMPFFGAGAVLGAEKSAANSSGISVDSDLLRWCLESGNVPIICPVGETRSRQSLLLDSVEVTAAVSRALLPTKIIFLNMTGGIRNSGQKVLGNVNLPADLDLVTKAQWTGHKEQQQVRLIVDLLSRLPYEASAVIVSAGALLAEIFSNKGSGTLFRNAERMLRVERLEELDQQRLVSLINTSFGKTLRGDYLASIRPRLHSIYCSEGYSAAAIITKEPVLGGMPYLDKFVVSSTKQSQGSGQMLWECIRQDLRTLFWRSRVTNPINPWYFKHSDGSFTNHQWIFFWFGLSDIRDSYELVNHAKSIPDSFCKP; encoded by the exons ATGGACATGAAGCCCGTGCTGGTGCTGGGGCTGCCGTCCCGGAGCTCCCTGAGCGACACCCTCACCTTCCAGGATACCAAGGCGCTGCTGACCCAGAACTGCAAGGCCCTGACGGACGCCCTGCGCCAGAACTCCGCTGCCACCATGCCCTTCTTCGGGGCCGGCGCTGTGCTAGGAGCGGAGAAGTCGGCCGCCAACTCCAG cgGGATCTCCGTGGATAGCGACCTACTGCGGTGGTGCCTGGAATCCGGGAACGTCCCCATCATCTGCCCCGTCGGGGAGACCCGCAGCCGCCAGTCCCTGCTACTGGACTCCGTCGAGGTCACCGCCGCCGTCTCCAGGGCACTGCTGCCCACCAAGATCATCTTCCTCAACATGACCGGGGGGATCAGGAACTCCGGGCAGAAG GTGCTGGGGAACGTGAACCTGCCCGCCGACCTGGACCTAGTGACCAAAGCCCAGTGGACGGGccacaaggagcagcagcaggtcaGGCTGATCGTCGACCTGCTAAGCCGCTTGCCCTACGAGGCCTCCGCCGTCATCGTCTCTGCGGGCGCACTGCTCGCCGAGATCTTCAGCAACAAAG GCTCGGGGACCCTGTTCAGGAACGCTGAGCGTATGCTGCGGGTCGAGAGGCTGGAGGAGCTGGACCAGCAGCGCCTGGTCTCCTTGATCAACACGTCCTTCGGGAAGACCCTCCGAGGGGACTACCTGGCTTCCATACGGCCCAGGCTGCACTCGATCTACTGCTCAGAGGG CTACAGCGCAGCAGCCATCATTACGAAGGAGCCGGTCCTGGGTGGGATGCCGTACTTGGACAAGTTCGTGGTCAGCTCCACCAAGCAAAGCCAAGGCTCTGGCCAGATGCTGTGGGAGTGCATACGGCAGGATCTCAGGACCCTCTTCTGGAGGTCTCGCGTCACCAACCCCATTAACCCCTG GTATTTCAAGCACAGTGATGGAAGCTTCACCAACCACCAATGGATCTTTTTCTGGTTTGGACTGTCTGACATCCGGGATTCCTACGAGCTGGTGAACCACGCAAAATCCATTCCAGACTCGTTCTGCAAACCGTAG
- the TMEM101 gene encoding transmembrane protein 101 isoform X1, producing MAAAGARRRRLLRLLMQLGSVLLTRFPFWNCLSALMLFAERADARRKPDIPVPYLYLDMGAAVLCASFMSFGVKRRWFALGAALQLAVSTYAAYIGGYVHYGDWLKVRMYSRTIAIIGGFLILASGAGEIYRQKPRSRSLQSTGQVFLGIYLICVAYSLQHSKEDRLAYLNHILGGEITLQLLFILYGVLALSFLSGYYVSTAAQILSVILPLVILFIDGNLGYWHDSRRVEFWNQMKLIGQNVGIFGAVIILATDG from the exons ATGGCGGCGGCCGGGGCTCGGCGGCGGCGGTTGCTGCGGCTGCTGATGCAGCTCGGCTCGGTGCTGCTCACGCGCTTCCCCTTCTGGAACTGCCTCAGCGCCCTCATGCTCTTCGCGGAGCGGGCCGACGCCCGCAG GAAACCTGACATCCCCGTCCCATATCTGTACTTGGACATGGGGGCAGCGGTGTTGTGTGCCAGCTTCATGTCCTTCGGGGTGAAGCGCAGGTGGTTTGCACTGGGAGCTGCTCTTCAGCTGGCAGTCAGCACGTACGCGGCGTATATCGGGGGCTATGTGCACTACGGTGACTGGCTGAAG GTGAGGATGTACTCAAGAACCATAGCTATCATTGGTGGGTTCCTGATTTTGGCGAGTGGGGCTGGTGAGATCTATCGTCAGAAGCCACGGAGCAGGTCCCTGCAGTCCACGGGGCAGGTCTTCCTCGGCATCTACCTCATCTGCGTG GCCTATTCTCTCCAGCACAGCAAGGAGGATCGTCTGGCTTACCTCAACCACATCCTAGGTGGCGAGATCACCCTGCAGCTACTCTTCATCCTCTATGGGGTGCTGGCCCTGTCATTCCTGTCCGGTTATTATGTCAGCACGGCCGCCCAGATCCTCTCGGTGATCCTGCCCCTGGTCATCCTGTTCATTGATGGGAACCTCGGCTACTGGCATGACTCCCGGCGCGTTGAGTTCTGGAACCAGATGAAACTCATCGGGCAGAACGTTGGTATCTTCGGGGCTGTCATCATCTTGGCCACAGATGGTTGA
- the TMEM101 gene encoding transmembrane protein 101 isoform X3, with translation MQRDTVNGFELIFITCGTASVDNLSGLPLHSWKPDIPVPYLYLDMGAAVLCASFMSFGVKRRWFALGAALQLAVSTYAAYIGGYVHYGDWLKVRMYSRTIAIIGGFLILASGAGEIYRQKPRSRSLQSTGQVFLGIYLICVAYSLQHSKEDRLAYLNHILGGEITLQLLFILYGVLALSFLSGYYVSTAAQILSVILPLVILFIDGNLGYWHDSRRVEFWNQMKLIGQNVGIFGAVIILATDG, from the exons ATGCAGAGAGACACTGTGAATGGCTTTGAGCTTATTTTCATAACATGTGGAACAGCAAGCGTGGATAATCTGAGTGGCCTCCCCCTCCATTCATG GAAACCTGACATCCCCGTCCCATATCTGTACTTGGACATGGGGGCAGCGGTGTTGTGTGCCAGCTTCATGTCCTTCGGGGTGAAGCGCAGGTGGTTTGCACTGGGAGCTGCTCTTCAGCTGGCAGTCAGCACGTACGCGGCGTATATCGGGGGCTATGTGCACTACGGTGACTGGCTGAAG GTGAGGATGTACTCAAGAACCATAGCTATCATTGGTGGGTTCCTGATTTTGGCGAGTGGGGCTGGTGAGATCTATCGTCAGAAGCCACGGAGCAGGTCCCTGCAGTCCACGGGGCAGGTCTTCCTCGGCATCTACCTCATCTGCGTG GCCTATTCTCTCCAGCACAGCAAGGAGGATCGTCTGGCTTACCTCAACCACATCCTAGGTGGCGAGATCACCCTGCAGCTACTCTTCATCCTCTATGGGGTGCTGGCCCTGTCATTCCTGTCCGGTTATTATGTCAGCACGGCCGCCCAGATCCTCTCGGTGATCCTGCCCCTGGTCATCCTGTTCATTGATGGGAACCTCGGCTACTGGCATGACTCCCGGCGCGTTGAGTTCTGGAACCAGATGAAACTCATCGGGCAGAACGTTGGTATCTTCGGGGCTGTCATCATCTTGGCCACAGATGGTTGA
- the NAGS gene encoding N-acetylglutamate synthase, mitochondrial isoform X1, whose amino-acid sequence MDMKPVLVLGLPSRSSLSDTLTFQDTKALLTQNCKALTDALRQNSAATMPFFGAGAVLGAEKSAANSRSAAEPAGPALLTLPTAPVNTPLSAPSGISVDSDLLRWCLESGNVPIICPVGETRSRQSLLLDSVEVTAAVSRALLPTKIIFLNMTGGIRNSGQKVLGNVNLPADLDLVTKAQWTGHKEQQQVRLIVDLLSRLPYEASAVIVSAGALLAEIFSNKGSGTLFRNAERMLRVERLEELDQQRLVSLINTSFGKTLRGDYLASIRPRLHSIYCSEGYSAAAIITKEPVLGGMPYLDKFVVSSTKQSQGSGQMLWECIRQDLRTLFWRSRVTNPINPWYFKHSDGSFTNHQWIFFWFGLSDIRDSYELVNHAKSIPDSFCKP is encoded by the exons ATGGACATGAAGCCCGTGCTGGTGCTGGGGCTGCCGTCCCGGAGCTCCCTGAGCGACACCCTCACCTTCCAGGATACCAAGGCGCTGCTGACCCAGAACTGCAAGGCCCTGACGGACGCCCTGCGCCAGAACTCCGCTGCCACCATGCCCTTCTTCGGGGCCGGCGCTGTGCTAGGAGCGGAGAAGTCGGCCGCCAACTCCAGGTCAGCCGCTGAGCCTGCAGGCCCGGCTCTCCTCACCCTGCCGACGGCTCCCGTTaacacccctctctctgctcccagcgGGATCTCCGTGGATAGCGACCTACTGCGGTGGTGCCTGGAATCCGGGAACGTCCCCATCATCTGCCCCGTCGGGGAGACCCGCAGCCGCCAGTCCCTGCTACTGGACTCCGTCGAGGTCACCGCCGCCGTCTCCAGGGCACTGCTGCCCACCAAGATCATCTTCCTCAACATGACCGGGGGGATCAGGAACTCCGGGCAGAAG GTGCTGGGGAACGTGAACCTGCCCGCCGACCTGGACCTAGTGACCAAAGCCCAGTGGACGGGccacaaggagcagcagcaggtcaGGCTGATCGTCGACCTGCTAAGCCGCTTGCCCTACGAGGCCTCCGCCGTCATCGTCTCTGCGGGCGCACTGCTCGCCGAGATCTTCAGCAACAAAG GCTCGGGGACCCTGTTCAGGAACGCTGAGCGTATGCTGCGGGTCGAGAGGCTGGAGGAGCTGGACCAGCAGCGCCTGGTCTCCTTGATCAACACGTCCTTCGGGAAGACCCTCCGAGGGGACTACCTGGCTTCCATACGGCCCAGGCTGCACTCGATCTACTGCTCAGAGGG CTACAGCGCAGCAGCCATCATTACGAAGGAGCCGGTCCTGGGTGGGATGCCGTACTTGGACAAGTTCGTGGTCAGCTCCACCAAGCAAAGCCAAGGCTCTGGCCAGATGCTGTGGGAGTGCATACGGCAGGATCTCAGGACCCTCTTCTGGAGGTCTCGCGTCACCAACCCCATTAACCCCTG GTATTTCAAGCACAGTGATGGAAGCTTCACCAACCACCAATGGATCTTTTTCTGGTTTGGACTGTCTGACATCCGGGATTCCTACGAGCTGGTGAACCACGCAAAATCCATTCCAGACTCGTTCTGCAAACCGTAG